A single window of Streptomyces sudanensis DNA harbors:
- the mycP gene encoding type VII secretion-associated serine protease mycosin, protein MRSTNRRRANRRRTAVLAAAAFLGITLPAPPAAADAADTPGQCTYPAKPYEGRPWALQRVLLDELWKQSTGKGVRVAVIDTGVDVRHPQLKPAVDVGSGVNLIPKDATDEHGNKVERGKEDGTTDTVGHGTKVAGIIAARPMRGTGFVGLAPDATIIPIQQNDADGNGTAGTLASAIRHAIAEDADVINISQDTANAIEPTPLLKEAVQQALDEEIVVVASAGNDGLDGNVKKTYPASYEGVLAVAASDRNNERAAFSQSGDFVGVAAPGVDMITTVPGGGHCADNGTSFSAPYVAGIAALIKAKHKDWTRKQIVAQIQQTAERSIAGHDRLVGWGVVDPVRALTEDDRPIEAPVAHEGVTKAEPPTPAELHLGETPEQRNARLATYVVVGGGVLVAAIAGTAIALRDARRRDRATARPANG, encoded by the coding sequence ATGCGGTCCACGAACAGGCGGCGCGCGAACCGGCGCCGCACGGCGGTCCTGGCGGCAGCGGCGTTCCTCGGGATCACCCTGCCCGCCCCGCCGGCCGCGGCGGACGCGGCGGACACCCCCGGCCAGTGCACGTACCCCGCCAAGCCCTACGAGGGCCGCCCCTGGGCCCTCCAGCGGGTCCTGCTCGACGAACTGTGGAAGCAGTCCACCGGGAAGGGCGTCCGCGTCGCCGTCATCGACACCGGCGTGGACGTCCGGCACCCGCAGCTGAAGCCCGCCGTCGACGTGGGGAGCGGCGTCAACCTCATCCCGAAGGACGCCACGGACGAGCACGGCAACAAGGTCGAGCGCGGCAAGGAGGACGGCACCACCGACACGGTCGGCCACGGCACGAAGGTCGCCGGCATCATCGCCGCGCGCCCCATGAGGGGAACCGGCTTCGTCGGCCTCGCCCCGGACGCGACGATCATCCCCATCCAGCAGAACGACGCGGACGGCAACGGCACGGCCGGGACGCTGGCGTCGGCCATCCGGCACGCCATCGCCGAGGACGCCGACGTCATCAACATCTCCCAGGACACGGCGAACGCCATCGAGCCGACACCGCTGCTGAAGGAGGCCGTCCAGCAGGCCCTGGACGAGGAGATCGTGGTCGTCGCCTCCGCGGGCAACGACGGCCTCGACGGCAACGTCAAGAAGACCTACCCCGCCTCCTACGAAGGCGTCCTCGCCGTCGCTGCCTCCGACCGCAACAACGAACGCGCCGCCTTCTCCCAGTCCGGCGACTTCGTCGGTGTCGCCGCACCCGGAGTGGACATGATCACGACGGTGCCCGGCGGCGGGCACTGCGCCGACAACGGCACCAGCTTCTCCGCCCCGTACGTCGCCGGGATCGCGGCGCTCATCAAGGCCAAGCACAAGGACTGGACGCGCAAGCAGATCGTCGCCCAGATCCAGCAGACCGCGGAGCGCTCGATCGCCGGCCACGACCGGCTTGTAGGGTGGGGCGTCGTGGACCCGGTCCGGGCGCTGACGGAGGACGACAGACCCATCGAGGCCCCGGTCGCCCACGAGGGCGTCACCAAGGCGGAGCCGCCGACACCGGCCGAACTCCACCTGGGCGAGACGCCCGAGCAGCGCAACGCCCGCCTCGCGACGTACGTCGTCGTGGGCGGCGGCGTCCTCGTCGCCGCCATCGCCGGCACCGCGATCGCCCTCCGCGACGCCCGCCGCCGCGACCGCGCGACGGCGCGTCCCGCGAACGGGTGA
- the eccB gene encoding type VII secretion protein EccB gives MASRRDELNAYTFAKRRLVAQFVQPNSTGSEESAPRPLRAVLPGIIVGVVVLAGFGAWGMFRPVAPKSWDTPGENVIIASKSTTRYVVLKTGKTRQLHPVLNMASAKLLLNPDKGTVIKVDESVLDSGRIRHGATLGIPYAPDRLPDAKEAGAAKRWAVCERPVEGGRAIQKAAFVLADREKDRTEGAGRLSGGDLLYVEGPAPDRTRYIVDAGGTAYPVEKNELLLRQLVGQGRTPQRVSAGWLETLHKGDEITFPTVDGEPNSPAGVPGLDPAVNRVGMVLTATDGTRKQQYVVLPGRVAPVSDFTAKLLLNSRELIGLGQNGQATSVSAAAFRPGEAFGRDKKWPRDAPKPVNSASTADGSRNTVCNVLHEVDEDDGSTTLGTWAGEDFPAPLPTGSSSAYVTPGTGLLFRQFTGSRTDAGFLFLVTDTGLRYAMQSNGDNPADDSGIGSSGSAEERKARLLEAQQAQNRLGYKDVDPRPVPAAWSAFLPTGPRLSTAAARQPQGS, from the coding sequence ATGGCATCGCGTCGGGACGAACTCAACGCCTACACCTTCGCGAAACGGAGACTCGTCGCCCAATTCGTCCAGCCCAACTCCACCGGCTCGGAGGAGAGCGCCCCCCGCCCGCTGCGCGCGGTACTGCCCGGGATCATCGTGGGCGTCGTGGTGCTCGCCGGGTTCGGCGCGTGGGGGATGTTCCGCCCGGTGGCCCCGAAGAGCTGGGACACGCCCGGCGAGAACGTCATCATCGCCAGCAAGTCCACGACGCGCTACGTCGTCCTGAAGACCGGGAAGACGCGGCAACTGCACCCGGTCCTCAACATGGCCTCCGCGAAACTCCTGCTCAACCCCGACAAGGGCACCGTCATCAAGGTCGACGAGTCGGTGCTCGACAGCGGGAGGATCCGGCACGGCGCCACCCTCGGCATCCCGTACGCGCCCGACCGCCTCCCCGACGCGAAGGAGGCCGGGGCCGCCAAGCGCTGGGCCGTGTGCGAACGCCCCGTCGAGGGCGGCCGCGCCATCCAGAAGGCGGCGTTCGTCCTCGCCGACCGCGAGAAGGACAGGACCGAGGGGGCCGGCCGGCTGAGCGGCGGCGACCTGCTGTACGTCGAGGGCCCCGCCCCCGACCGCACCCGGTACATCGTGGACGCCGGCGGCACCGCGTACCCGGTGGAGAAGAACGAACTGCTGCTCCGCCAGCTCGTCGGCCAGGGCCGCACCCCGCAGCGCGTCTCCGCCGGCTGGCTGGAGACCCTCCACAAGGGCGACGAGATCACCTTCCCCACCGTCGACGGCGAGCCGAACTCCCCCGCCGGCGTCCCCGGACTGGACCCCGCGGTGAACCGGGTCGGCATGGTCCTCACCGCCACCGACGGCACCAGGAAGCAGCAGTACGTCGTCCTGCCGGGCCGGGTCGCGCCCGTCTCCGACTTCACCGCGAAGCTCCTGCTGAACAGCCGCGAACTGATCGGACTCGGCCAGAACGGCCAGGCCACCTCCGTCAGCGCCGCCGCCTTCCGGCCGGGCGAGGCGTTCGGCCGCGACAAGAAGTGGCCGCGGGACGCCCCGAAGCCCGTCAACTCCGCGAGCACCGCCGACGGCAGCCGTAACACCGTCTGCAACGTCCTGCACGAGGTCGACGAGGACGACGGCTCCACCACCCTCGGCACCTGGGCCGGGGAGGACTTCCCGGCGCCCTTGCCCACCGGATCCAGCAGCGCCTACGTCACCCCCGGCACCGGCCTCCTCTTCCGCCAGTTCACCGGCTCGCGCACCGACGCCGGCTTCCTGTTCCTCGTCACCGACACCGGCCTGCGGTACGCGATGCAGTCCAACGGCGACAACCCGGCCGACGACTCCGGCATCGGCTCCTCCGGCTCCGCGGAGGAGCGCAAGGCGAGGCTCCTGGAGGCCCAGCAGGCCCAGAACAGGCTCGGCTACAAGGACGTGGACCCGCGGCCCGTGCCGGCCGCCTGGTCGGCGTTCCTGCCGACCGGCCCGCGTCTGTCGACGGCGGCGGCGCGGCAGCCGCAGGGATCCTGA